Proteins from a single region of Murdochiella vaginalis:
- a CDS encoding formate/nitrite transporter family protein, which translates to MLTFKETMLKSIAAGIMIGFGGAVFLVQKNPLVGALFFTVGLFTIVEFGFFLFTGKACYLLQSDKAALRRLPVIWLGNLLGTGAVSLLLRTTRLAGAVTERASTMVAAKLGDSLVSLFVLGCLCNLLIYVAVEGYNKSHYDLGRYLALFFGVMVFILSGFEHSIADMFYFWTGNGWNAQGVVAILVITAGNVVGGAFLPTLRQWAEEKTKSATTQVKVEKTE; encoded by the coding sequence ATGCTTACATTTAAGGAAACCATGCTCAAGAGCATCGCCGCCGGCATTATGATCGGTTTCGGCGGAGCGGTCTTTTTGGTGCAGAAAAACCCGTTGGTTGGCGCCTTGTTTTTTACCGTGGGATTATTCACCATTGTAGAATTCGGATTTTTCCTTTTTACCGGAAAAGCCTGCTACCTTCTGCAAAGCGATAAGGCGGCCCTACGGCGCTTGCCCGTTATCTGGCTTGGGAACCTCCTTGGTACCGGTGCTGTCAGCCTGCTGTTACGTACAACGCGCCTTGCCGGGGCCGTAACCGAACGTGCGTCGACAATGGTCGCGGCCAAACTGGGAGATTCGTTGGTGAGCCTTTTTGTTCTGGGCTGCCTCTGCAACCTTCTCATCTATGTCGCCGTCGAGGGTTACAATAAGAGCCATTATGACTTGGGCCGCTATTTAGCGCTGTTCTTCGGCGTTATGGTATTCATTCTTTCCGGCTTTGAACACTCCATTGCCGATATGTTTTATTTTTGGACGGGTAACGGCTGGAATGCACAGGGAGTGGTTGCCATTCTCGTGATTACGGCAGGCAATGTCGTCGGCGGTGCGTTCCTTCCGACGTTGCGGCAGTGGGCGGAAGAAAAAACGAAAAGCGCGACAACGCAAGTGAAGGTGGAAAAGACGGAATAA
- a CDS encoding histidine triad nucleotide-binding protein → MDCLFCKIAQGEIPTELVYEDENVVAFRDISPMAPVHLLFVPKKHIASANAFADGEDAAIVARIFEAIASVAKRDGFAESGYRVISNCGKDGGQSIDHLHFHVLAGQPIRFPGFDA, encoded by the coding sequence ATGGATTGTCTATTTTGTAAAATTGCACAGGGAGAAATTCCAACGGAGCTGGTATACGAAGATGAGAATGTGGTGGCGTTTCGTGATATTTCGCCCATGGCGCCGGTACATCTTCTCTTTGTGCCGAAAAAGCATATCGCCTCGGCAAATGCGTTCGCCGACGGGGAAGACGCCGCCATTGTCGCTCGCATTTTTGAGGCCATTGCCTCTGTTGCGAAACGCGACGGCTTTGCGGAAAGTGGGTATCGCGTGATCAGCAATTGCGGAAAAGACGGAGGACAGAGTATCGATCATTTGCATTTTCACGTCCTCGCGGGACAACCCATTCGCTTTCCGGGCTTTGATGCCTAG
- a CDS encoding PaaI family thioesterase — protein sequence MEISRELFDRLVDLRRTTNRFMIEAGIEITEAEEGTATTKLVTSEQKHQNPQGVVQGGVLMTMADAAMATALVSFNDAVATVDMNYHFLGAVHSGDTVICRATIIKAGRKVVVTEAMLYVEERLIGRATATFLRSGRKMIEE from the coding sequence ATGGAGATTTCACGGGAACTATTTGACCGGCTGGTGGATCTGCGCCGCACGACCAACCGATTTATGATTGAGGCCGGTATCGAGATTACTGAAGCCGAGGAAGGCACGGCGACAACCAAGCTGGTGACGTCAGAGCAAAAACATCAGAATCCACAGGGCGTGGTGCAGGGCGGTGTGCTCATGACCATGGCGGATGCCGCGATGGCGACGGCGCTGGTATCGTTTAATGACGCGGTCGCGACAGTGGATATGAATTATCATTTTTTGGGCGCGGTGCATTCCGGTGATACGGTGATTTGTCGTGCGACGATCATCAAAGCGGGACGAAAAGTCGTGGTAACCGAAGCGATGCTTTATGTGGAGGAACGGCTTATCGGGCGTGCAACGGCGACATTCCTGCGTTCCGGACGAAAAATGATCGAGGAGTAA
- a CDS encoding VWA domain-containing protein, with protein MKKSSWFVLLLAFVLLFTSCDELAPSDGLSHTENKNDADFITNAGSGEPLKIVAGSEMKVLEPIFEEYAKKSGKRIEMDYLGSLDIMRLIGQEENPYDAVWPASLLWLNMGDTRHTLKHMETIAVTPVIFGIRQSLAKELGFAGRKDVTMAEIEQSITSGKLKFAMTSATQSNSGASAYLAFLTALSATPQDGITKEDLEDSKLQERITAFLSGVNRSSGSSNWLVDLFLQGGYDAMVNYEQLIIQANQELERRGQETLTAVYPADGISLSDSPLAYVDKGDAEKEKDFLAFQAYLLSEEGQQQIERTGKRNAFGKDSEANRSIYKKEWDIQADRLLSPIRLPQNAVIEQALDLYQSSFKKPAYTVYVLDYSGSMSGKGYNSMMYALSEILVPENAKKNLLQGTTKDRTVLLPFSSEVYQPKEVVGKDPSELYTFAQSFSPRGATSLYEAVDYALHYLDERRKELDNYIPAIVVMSDGMANGTMSASDLNASYEERGLDIPIFTILFGEASEEEMKALAEMSNARVFDGREDLVHAFRTVKGYN; from the coding sequence ATGAAAAAATCGTCCTGGTTTGTTCTTCTCTTGGCATTTGTTTTGCTGTTCACGTCCTGCGATGAACTTGCTCCGAGTGATGGATTATCCCATACGGAAAACAAGAACGATGCCGATTTTATCACAAACGCAGGATCCGGTGAGCCGCTGAAAATTGTTGCCGGCTCCGAAATGAAAGTGCTGGAACCGATCTTTGAAGAATATGCAAAAAAGAGCGGAAAGCGCATCGAAATGGATTACCTGGGATCACTGGACATCATGCGCCTTATCGGACAGGAGGAAAACCCGTATGATGCCGTTTGGCCGGCATCCCTTCTATGGCTCAATATGGGCGACACCCGCCATACTTTGAAACACATGGAAACCATTGCGGTCACGCCCGTCATTTTCGGCATCCGCCAGTCTCTTGCAAAAGAGCTCGGCTTTGCCGGTCGTAAAGATGTGACGATGGCTGAAATTGAACAGAGCATCACCAGCGGAAAGCTCAAGTTCGCCATGACCTCGGCTACGCAATCCAATTCCGGCGCAAGCGCCTATCTGGCTTTTTTAACCGCCCTCTCGGCTACTCCTCAGGATGGCATTACGAAAGAGGATCTGGAAGATTCCAAGCTCCAAGAGCGCATCACCGCCTTTCTCAGCGGCGTCAATCGTTCTTCAGGCTCATCCAACTGGCTCGTCGACCTGTTTTTGCAAGGCGGCTATGACGCCATGGTGAACTATGAGCAACTCATCATCCAAGCCAATCAGGAGCTGGAGCGCCGCGGCCAGGAAACGCTGACGGCAGTCTATCCCGCCGACGGCATTTCGCTTTCGGATTCCCCTCTTGCCTATGTGGATAAAGGCGATGCCGAGAAAGAAAAAGACTTTCTTGCTTTTCAAGCGTATCTGCTCAGTGAAGAAGGGCAGCAGCAGATCGAACGCACCGGAAAGCGCAACGCCTTTGGAAAAGACAGTGAAGCCAATCGATCGATCTACAAAAAAGAATGGGACATTCAGGCGGATCGTCTTCTTTCACCCATTCGTTTACCGCAAAATGCCGTCATCGAGCAGGCGCTGGACCTCTATCAATCCAGCTTCAAAAAGCCGGCCTACACGGTCTATGTGTTGGACTATTCGGGAAGCATGAGCGGAAAAGGATACAATTCCATGATGTATGCCCTAAGCGAAATTTTGGTGCCGGAAAATGCGAAGAAAAATCTCTTACAGGGGACGACTAAGGACCGCACGGTGCTCCTACCGTTTTCTTCCGAGGTATATCAGCCGAAAGAGGTTGTCGGAAAGGATCCAAGTGAGCTGTACACCTTTGCCCAAAGTTTTTCGCCACGAGGAGCCACTTCTCTTTATGAAGCGGTGGATTATGCCTTACATTACCTGGATGAGCGTCGCAAGGAACTTGACAACTACATTCCCGCCATCGTAGTCATGTCGGACGGCATGGCCAATGGAACGATGAGTGCTTCCGATTTAAACGCGTCTTATGAAGAACGGGGGCTTGATATTCCGATCTTTACCATTCTGTTTGGGGAGGCCAGTGAAGAAGAGATGAAGGCCCTTGCCGAGATGTCCAACGCCCGTGTCTTTGACGGGCGGGAAGATCTGGTTCATGCCTTCCGTACGGTAAAGGGGTACAACTGA
- a CDS encoding HutD family protein gives MEYQIITPDQFQVSTWAGGTTTQLYIDPAGEDFKKRMFAVRLSSATFTDTSSTFSEFTGYNRMIFPLVGHLSVDHSCKGEALYERMLAPYEIENFSGSWTTDSTNSADCVDFNLITREGLSSHTEVLREERRLSPHEDGTILLYSRSAFSVCAQEGKPSQETTISVDAGCLLVITASPKLAILNVKPGKEPVVVGEVCGQ, from the coding sequence ATGGAGTATCAAATCATCACGCCCGATCAATTTCAGGTTTCTACCTGGGCAGGCGGGACGACCACACAGCTATACATTGATCCGGCAGGGGAAGATTTCAAAAAACGCATGTTTGCCGTGCGCCTCTCTTCCGCCACCTTTACGGATACAAGTTCTACATTCAGCGAATTTACGGGTTATAATCGCATGATTTTTCCGCTCGTCGGCCACTTAAGCGTGGATCATTCCTGCAAGGGCGAAGCTCTCTATGAACGGATGCTTGCTCCGTATGAGATTGAAAACTTCTCCGGCTCCTGGACGACGGACTCCACAAATAGTGCGGACTGCGTCGACTTCAATCTCATTACACGAGAGGGCCTCTCCTCTCATACCGAAGTGCTGCGCGAGGAAAGAAGGTTATCTCCTCATGAGGATGGCACCATCCTACTGTATTCTCGTTCCGCTTTTTCCGTATGTGCCCAGGAAGGCAAACCATCTCAGGAAACGACGATTTCGGTGGATGCAGGGTGTCTGCTGGTGATCACCGCCTCTCCAAAGCTGGCCATTCTCAACGTCAAGCCGGGAAAAGAGCCCGTGGTTGTCGGAGAAGTCTGCGGACAATAA
- the rpsU gene encoding 30S ribosomal protein S21, whose translation MPEIRVGDNESIESALKRFKRSIARAGTLAEYRKREHYEKPSIKRKKKSEAARRKNRKR comes from the coding sequence ATGCCGGAGATTCGCGTCGGAGACAATGAATCCATTGAAAGTGCTCTGAAGCGGTTTAAACGTTCCATCGCTCGCGCAGGCACATTAGCCGAGTATCGCAAGCGTGAACATTACGAAAAGCCGTCCATCAAGCGCAAAAAGAAGTCAGAAGCGGCTCGTCGTAAAAATCGTAAACGGTAA
- a CDS encoding C69 family dipeptidase, producing the protein MACTTILVGKKASYDGSTLVARNEDCGSIGFTEKRLDVVLPEQQPKVYKSVISHVEIPLPENPLRYTAMPDARLRDGQWAAAGVNAANVSMSATETLTTNPRVQGADPMVERIPAKGKEGEPDYVAEVPGGIGEEDLVTIVLPYIRSAREGVLRLGELLETYGTYENNGIAFQDVNDIWWLETIGGHHWMARRVPEDSYVVMPNQLGLDTFDFADAYGEQKDFLCSADLKAFTEKHHLNLSYGDAFNPRDAYGSHSDADHVYNTPRAWIVQRFFNPTETKWDGPDADYTPMANNIPWCRVPERKITVEDVKEVLSNHYQGTPYDPYAKKGDPSERGLFRPIGINRNAHLACVQIRPELPEACRVVEWVAFASNVFNAFCPLYVNVNRAPAYLTFTPENVSTDSFYWASRLIGALADPHFSENIAHIEHYQENVAWRGHQLLNQWDEKIVEEKHSYSSATALLEEANEELAKMLREETDKALANVLNETSRLMKNAFARADR; encoded by the coding sequence ATGGCTTGTACCACCATTTTAGTCGGAAAAAAGGCCAGCTATGATGGCTCCACGCTCGTCGCGCGCAACGAGGATTGCGGAAGTATCGGATTTACGGAGAAACGCCTTGACGTCGTTCTGCCGGAGCAGCAACCGAAGGTCTATAAATCGGTCATTTCGCATGTAGAGATTCCCTTGCCGGAAAATCCCCTGCGCTATACGGCGATGCCGGATGCTCGTTTACGGGATGGCCAGTGGGCCGCAGCAGGGGTAAATGCCGCAAATGTTTCCATGTCGGCAACGGAAACACTCACCACCAATCCTCGCGTGCAGGGCGCAGATCCCATGGTGGAGCGCATTCCGGCGAAAGGAAAAGAGGGTGAGCCCGATTACGTTGCGGAAGTGCCGGGTGGAATCGGCGAGGAGGATCTCGTTACGATCGTCCTTCCCTACATTCGCAGTGCGCGCGAGGGCGTTTTGCGTCTGGGCGAGTTGCTCGAAACCTACGGTACCTACGAAAATAACGGCATCGCCTTCCAGGATGTGAACGATATCTGGTGGCTGGAAACCATTGGCGGACATCATTGGATGGCACGCCGCGTGCCGGAGGACAGCTATGTCGTCATGCCGAATCAGTTAGGTCTGGATACGTTCGATTTTGCAGATGCCTACGGCGAACAGAAGGACTTTCTCTGCTCAGCGGATCTCAAAGCATTTACGGAAAAGCATCATCTGAATCTTTCCTACGGAGATGCCTTTAATCCGCGCGATGCCTATGGCAGCCATTCGGATGCCGACCATGTCTATAACACCCCGCGCGCATGGATTGTACAGCGCTTCTTCAACCCCACCGAGACAAAATGGGACGGTCCGGATGCAGACTACACCCCCATGGCAAACAACATCCCCTGGTGCCGTGTGCCGGAGCGAAAAATCACGGTGGAAGATGTGAAGGAAGTGCTCTCCAATCATTATCAGGGCACGCCGTATGATCCCTATGCCAAAAAAGGCGATCCTTCCGAGCGCGGTCTCTTCCGCCCCATCGGCATCAATCGCAATGCGCATCTGGCCTGTGTGCAGATTCGCCCCGAGCTTCCGGAAGCCTGCCGCGTCGTAGAATGGGTCGCGTTTGCCAGCAACGTCTTTAATGCGTTCTGTCCCCTCTATGTCAACGTCAATCGTGCCCCGGCGTATCTCACCTTCACGCCGGAGAACGTCTCGACGGATAGCTTCTATTGGGCAAGCCGCCTCATCGGTGCTTTAGCGGATCCGCATTTTTCGGAAAACATCGCCCACATTGAGCATTATCAGGAAAATGTCGCCTGGCGCGGGCATCAGCTGCTGAATCAGTGGGATGAAAAAATCGTCGAAGAGAAGCATAGCTATTCCTCTGCCACGGCTCTTCTGGAAGAAGCAAACGAGGAGTTGGCGAAAATGCTGCGCGAGGAAACCGATAAAGCGCTGGCCAATGTGTTAAATGAGACCAGTCGTTTGATGAAAAATGCGTTTGCACGGGCGGATCGGTAA
- a CDS encoding bifunctional 5,10-methylenetetrahydrofolate dehydrogenase/5,10-methenyltetrahydrofolate cyclohydrolase, producing MAKEVNASMESDMRTVRRQLEEKHILPTLAVVRVGAKPADISYENGIRKKMDALSIAVCSVVLAEEAKESETIETIRQLSADAGIHGILLMQPLPAHMNAARVKAAIAPEKDVDGATLINLGHVLAGNAEGYSYCAPGAVMALLDYYDIPLKGANVVLIGSGLVVGRPLAMLLADRYATVTMTNIYSRDVAAISRKADIVISAAGVAGLVDASYVSEGQIVIDVGTSRKDGKIHGDLDWEAVAPIVKAATPTPGGIGAITTTVLAKHVVDACAKANGIKN from the coding sequence TTGGCAAAAGAAGTAAATGCATCTATGGAAAGCGACATGCGTACCGTTCGCCGCCAACTCGAAGAGAAACATATATTGCCTACGCTGGCAGTGGTTCGGGTGGGAGCGAAGCCTGCGGATATCAGCTACGAAAATGGCATACGCAAGAAGATGGATGCGCTTTCCATTGCGGTCTGTTCTGTCGTGTTGGCGGAGGAGGCAAAAGAAAGCGAGACCATTGAGACCATTCGACAGCTTTCTGCCGACGCGGGAATTCATGGCATTCTTCTCATGCAGCCATTGCCTGCGCACATGAATGCTGCACGCGTGAAGGCAGCTATTGCGCCGGAAAAGGATGTGGACGGCGCGACTCTGATCAATTTAGGTCATGTACTGGCCGGAAATGCCGAAGGCTATTCCTATTGTGCTCCGGGCGCAGTCATGGCACTTTTGGATTACTATGATATTCCGCTCAAGGGCGCAAATGTAGTACTCATCGGAAGCGGTTTGGTAGTGGGAAGACCCTTGGCGATGCTTCTGGCAGACCGTTACGCGACGGTTACCATGACGAATATCTATTCCCGAGATGTTGCCGCTATTAGCAGAAAGGCGGACATCGTGATCTCGGCGGCCGGTGTGGCCGGATTGGTGGATGCTTCCTACGTTTCCGAGGGACAGATTGTGATTGACGTCGGCACGAGTCGTAAAGACGGAAAGATACACGGCGATTTGGATTGGGAGGCGGTTGCGCCGATCGTAAAGGCAGCAACGCCGACACCGGGCGGTATCGGCGCCATAACCACTACGGTTCTTGCAAAGCACGTGGTGGACGCCTGCGCGAAGGCCAACGGAATAAAAAATTGA
- the floA gene encoding flotillin-like protein FloA (flotillin-like protein involved in membrane lipid rafts): MDDNFVAIPVLLIAVFLLSIFFVFVPVGLWITARFSGVPVKISDLVGMRLRRVTPSHIVNPLIKATKAGLSLQLNELEAHYLAGGNVNLVVDALIAAQRANIDLSFKEATAIDLAGRNVLEAVQVSVNPKVIETPEIAAVAKNGIEVQVKAKVTVRANIQRLVGGAGEATIIARVGEGIVTTVGSSKTHSAVLENPDLISQTVLNKGLDSGTAFEILSIDIADVDIGRNVGAKLQMEQAEADKRISQAKAEERRAQAVASEQENLAEIRRQRAKVVEAEALVPEALAKALSEGRMGVMDYYEMQNMISDTRMRQSLAGEEQKPGDTTQNA, translated from the coding sequence ATGGATGACAATTTCGTTGCAATACCGGTTCTACTCATTGCGGTTTTTCTGCTCAGTATTTTCTTTGTATTTGTGCCGGTGGGGCTCTGGATTACGGCACGTTTTTCGGGCGTGCCTGTAAAAATCAGTGACTTGGTCGGCATGCGCCTGCGTCGCGTAACGCCGTCGCACATCGTCAATCCGTTGATTAAGGCCACCAAGGCCGGCCTCTCCCTGCAGTTAAATGAGCTGGAAGCGCATTATCTCGCCGGTGGTAACGTCAACCTCGTTGTGGACGCGCTCATCGCGGCGCAGCGCGCCAACATCGATTTAAGCTTTAAAGAAGCGACGGCCATTGATTTAGCCGGACGAAATGTGTTGGAAGCGGTGCAGGTATCGGTCAATCCCAAGGTGATTGAAACGCCGGAAATTGCCGCCGTCGCGAAGAACGGCATCGAGGTACAGGTGAAAGCCAAGGTTACGGTGCGCGCGAACATTCAGCGCTTAGTCGGCGGCGCCGGCGAAGCGACCATTATTGCGCGTGTCGGCGAAGGTATTGTCACTACGGTTGGTTCTTCCAAGACGCATTCCGCCGTGCTGGAAAACCCGGATTTGATTTCACAGACGGTGCTGAACAAAGGACTTGACTCCGGTACGGCATTTGAGATTCTTTCGATTGACATCGCCGACGTCGACATCGGGCGCAACGTCGGGGCGAAGTTGCAGATGGAACAGGCCGAGGCCGACAAGCGCATTTCCCAAGCTAAAGCCGAGGAACGCCGTGCGCAGGCGGTTGCTTCCGAGCAAGAGAACCTTGCCGAGATTCGCCGTCAACGCGCGAAGGTCGTGGAAGCCGAAGCCCTTGTGCCGGAAGCACTGGCCAAGGCCTTGAGCGAAGGCCGCATGGGAGTGATGGATTATTATGAAATGCAGAATATGATTTCCGACACCCGGATGCGCCAATCCCTCGCCGGTGAAGAGCAGAAGCCGGGGGATACCACGCAGAATGCTTGA
- a CDS encoding aminomethyltransferase family protein, producing MAQELKCREHDAVRKAVGIYDFTHQLLEVTGKDAGAFLDKVFVNGFSHAKVGQAKYTTMLDEKGIIRDDVIIFRMEEECYWISTLYIDKMIAHFDAVKKGEDVSYRDRTSETSMIAVQGPKVRQVLNAILGESVDGIRRFHIVPNTLGAQKIYVARSGFTGELGYELYLAPDTVEATMKALEEAGKKCGVEVTRMTTDAILTSLPLEKGYVLMRDLEGTNPLEVGFDWTVDWSKDFIGKEALEKVKKEGAKRALLGFRTEKADLPIAPGAEVLAGGKTVGKVTMFTESLTLGGGIGYALVNLADVKEGDTITIAGVETTLTPRVFYDIDDARIKA from the coding sequence ATGGCACAGGAGTTAAAATGCAGGGAACATGATGCGGTTCGCAAAGCGGTAGGAATTTATGATTTTACGCATCAATTGTTGGAAGTGACCGGAAAGGATGCGGGTGCGTTCTTAGACAAGGTTTTTGTGAACGGCTTCTCGCATGCTAAAGTCGGTCAGGCAAAATACACCACCATGCTGGACGAAAAGGGCATCATTCGTGATGACGTCATCATTTTCCGCATGGAAGAGGAATGTTATTGGATTTCGACGCTCTATATCGACAAGATGATCGCGCATTTTGATGCGGTCAAGAAGGGAGAGGATGTTTCGTATCGTGACCGCACGAGCGAGACGTCCATGATTGCCGTGCAGGGCCCGAAGGTACGCCAAGTTCTCAATGCCATCCTGGGCGAGTCGGTAGATGGAATTCGGCGCTTCCACATTGTTCCCAATACGCTTGGTGCACAAAAGATTTACGTAGCGCGCAGCGGCTTTACCGGTGAGCTTGGCTATGAACTGTATCTCGCGCCGGATACCGTGGAAGCGACCATGAAGGCACTCGAAGAAGCCGGCAAGAAGTGCGGCGTCGAGGTCACACGCATGACGACGGATGCCATTTTAACGAGTCTTCCGCTCGAAAAAGGCTACGTGCTCATGAGAGATTTGGAAGGAACCAATCCGTTGGAGGTCGGCTTTGACTGGACCGTCGATTGGAGCAAAGACTTTATTGGGAAAGAGGCGCTGGAAAAGGTCAAGAAAGAAGGGGCCAAGCGCGCGCTCCTCGGTTTCCGCACGGAAAAGGCGGATCTTCCCATCGCGCCGGGAGCAGAGGTGCTGGCCGGGGGAAAGACAGTCGGCAAGGTGACAATGTTCACCGAAAGCCTGACCTTGGGAGGCGGCATCGGCTATGCGCTGGTGAACCTTGCGGACGTGAAAGAAGGCGACACCATTACCATAGCAGGCGTAGAGACAACGCTTACGCCGCGCGTTTTCTATGACATCGACGATGCGCGGATTAAAGCATAA
- a CDS encoding 5-bromo-4-chloroindolyl phosphate hydrolysis family protein has translation MTFWGRVKRHLSAEKEKRRQEEQEESTGAAPKGSAGKTVLAGLIGSLLFLILLFLLHWPFPVALLLGLGITVALQFLTKSVERIGTTPIDRLEQGEEALLLYRATRKTMDEMRQWQYRITDGKLFKQADELVRVGADIFYYLTRHPEKILPSRQFLTYYLETANRIFQNYVEMQNAHLSEEKFLSIREQTATSVDYLHTIFVNQRDGYHRDAMQNLEEESELLEKTITMGGGRK, from the coding sequence ATGACGTTCTGGGGTCGCGTGAAACGGCATCTCTCTGCGGAAAAAGAAAAACGCCGCCAGGAAGAGCAGGAGGAATCCACAGGAGCTGCGCCAAAAGGCAGTGCCGGAAAAACCGTGCTTGCCGGACTGATCGGCTCGCTTCTCTTTCTCATCCTGTTGTTTCTCTTGCATTGGCCCTTCCCTGTCGCCCTTCTTCTGGGGCTGGGCATTACCGTCGCTCTTCAATTTCTGACGAAATCGGTGGAACGGATCGGTACCACGCCGATTGATCGTTTGGAGCAGGGCGAGGAAGCACTTCTGCTCTATCGTGCAACACGCAAGACCATGGATGAAATGCGCCAATGGCAATATCGCATTACCGACGGAAAACTCTTTAAGCAAGCGGATGAGCTGGTTCGTGTAGGGGCAGATATTTTTTATTACCTCACCCGTCACCCCGAAAAAATTTTGCCCTCTCGCCAATTCTTAACCTACTACTTGGAAACGGCGAATCGCATTTTTCAAAACTATGTGGAAATGCAAAATGCACACCTTTCGGAGGAAAAATTTCTCTCCATTCGCGAACAGACGGCGACATCCGTCGACTATCTGCACACCATCTTCGTGAATCAGCGTGATGGATACCATCGCGATGCGATGCAGAATCTGGAAGAGGAATCGGAGCTGTTAGAAAAAACCATCACTATGGGAGGAGGACGAAAATGA
- a CDS encoding NADP-dependent malic enzyme: MKDVFARSLALHAELKGKMSTELKAPLENQDDLSLMYSPGVAQPCREIAANPKSVYNYTWKGNTVAVVTNGTAILGLGDLGPEAALPVMEGKCALFKRFGGVNAVPVLIDSKDPEEIIRIVKAISPTYGGINLEDIKAPECITIEQTLIEECNIPIFHDDQHGTAIVTTAAVLNALKLVGKKAEECNVVISGVGAAGSSIIRMLKRIGIANFYGYNSKGILNRKHADSYTNPLYRELAQITNNDAEDLTIAEAMKKADIFIGVSVPNKIDKDMVRSMRRDPIVLAMANPDPEIPYEDAREAGARVVGTGRSDYPNQVNNVLAFPGLFKGALQVHATEINEEMKLAAAYALANLVPEEKLSEEYVIPGPFEAGVADAVAEEVAAIAVKMGVVRAD; this comes from the coding sequence ATGAAAGATGTATTTGCACGTTCTTTGGCACTACATGCCGAATTAAAAGGAAAAATGAGCACAGAGTTAAAGGCGCCCCTGGAAAATCAGGACGATCTTTCTCTAATGTATTCGCCGGGTGTCGCACAGCCCTGTCGCGAAATCGCTGCGAATCCGAAATCGGTATACAACTACACTTGGAAAGGCAATACAGTTGCGGTTGTAACGAATGGAACGGCCATTCTCGGCCTGGGGGATCTCGGTCCCGAAGCGGCCCTTCCGGTCATGGAAGGCAAATGTGCGCTGTTTAAGCGCTTTGGCGGTGTGAATGCCGTTCCGGTACTCATCGATTCCAAAGATCCGGAAGAGATCATCCGTATCGTTAAAGCTATTTCCCCCACCTACGGTGGCATCAACTTGGAAGATATCAAGGCCCCGGAATGCATCACTATTGAGCAGACGCTGATTGAGGAATGTAACATTCCCATCTTCCATGATGATCAACACGGCACCGCTATTGTGACCACAGCGGCCGTCCTCAATGCTTTGAAGCTGGTCGGAAAGAAGGCGGAAGAGTGCAACGTGGTCATTTCCGGTGTCGGTGCGGCCGGCTCTTCCATCATTCGCATGCTCAAGCGCATCGGTATCGCAAACTTCTATGGCTACAACAGCAAAGGCATTCTCAACCGCAAGCACGCGGACTCCTATACCAATCCTCTCTATCGCGAGCTCGCGCAGATCACCAATAATGATGCGGAAGATCTTACCATTGCGGAAGCCATGAAAAAGGCGGATATTTTCATTGGCGTAAGCGTTCCGAACAAAATCGACAAGGACATGGTGCGCTCGATGCGCCGCGATCCGATTGTTTTGGCAATGGCCAACCCGGATCCGGAAATTCCCTACGAGGATGCGCGCGAAGCCGGTGCCCGCGTGGTAGGTACGGGTCGCAGTGATTATCCCAACCAGGTCAACAACGTACTCGCATTCCCGGGCCTCTTCAAGGGCGCGTTACAGGTGCATGCAACAGAAATCAATGAAGAAATGAAGCTGGCAGCCGCCTATGCGCTGGCCAACTTAGTGCCGGAAGAAAAGCTGTCGGAAGAATATGTCATTCCGGGTCCGTTTGAAGCGGGTGTGGCCGATGCGGTGGCCGAAGAGGTCGCTGCCATCGCGGTGAAAATGGGAGTTGTGCGGGCCGATTAA